The Corynebacterium confusum genome has a window encoding:
- a CDS encoding GH32 C-terminal domain-containing protein: protein MHIHHPELHFAPESGILDAPAGALLDGTTWHLYFQYRAQPGQGARWGHVFSEEMPFDWLECDDVLAPAGGEITLRAGAVAAVDAGVNLYFTSVTSTGSTVALAQDKDFDRVCEVSDDPSTLDAAIQRVGTVAADTTDFSRFRSPCVVPGWAEADRDEGHAGWIMLALTGTTEAPQPVILHSEDGTSWTFSGPLTFAGDTGLSGWSAGGDLPPVVSPRIIRLRDQVDDHIYDVLLVTIERGDREVSGYLVGRLEGTVFSVHTGFQQLDFGHDFTRPRTTNYMPGTVDQQQRFEQSRLFGLMNGQGRADDATTHPSFTEEGWANVLSLPRHVTLQGGKLFQTPAVGLPDAVAESSRARSWVGLLNVPAGSHLAVELLDADGDPAAVVTHSGEELTLKRCSKFQDLYADDAPATVTLAEDDSDSLTIIIDGSTVEVFADGGQVAMASRVYFTGGCSGLRTSGDAEILREWERAGS from the coding sequence ATCCACATTCATCATCCCGAGCTTCACTTCGCTCCGGAAAGCGGGATCCTGGACGCTCCCGCCGGCGCGCTGCTGGACGGGACGACCTGGCACCTGTACTTCCAGTACCGCGCGCAACCCGGGCAGGGCGCCCGGTGGGGCCACGTCTTCTCCGAGGAGATGCCCTTCGACTGGCTGGAGTGCGACGACGTGCTCGCCCCGGCCGGCGGCGAAATCACCCTGCGCGCCGGCGCCGTCGCGGCTGTCGATGCCGGCGTCAACCTGTACTTCACCTCCGTGACGTCGACGGGCAGCACCGTGGCCCTGGCCCAGGACAAGGACTTCGACCGCGTCTGCGAGGTCTCCGACGACCCGTCCACCCTGGACGCGGCCATCCAGCGGGTGGGCACCGTCGCCGCCGACACCACCGATTTCTCCCGCTTCCGCTCCCCCTGCGTCGTGCCGGGCTGGGCCGAGGCCGACCGCGACGAGGGGCACGCCGGCTGGATCATGCTGGCGCTGACCGGCACCACGGAGGCCCCGCAGCCGGTCATCCTCCACTCCGAGGACGGCACCTCCTGGACCTTTTCCGGCCCGCTGACCTTTGCAGGCGACACCGGCCTGTCCGGCTGGAGCGCCGGCGGGGACCTGCCGCCGGTCGTCTCGCCGCGCATCATCCGCCTGCGCGACCAGGTCGACGACCACATCTACGACGTGCTGTTGGTGACCATCGAGCGCGGCGACCGGGAGGTCTCCGGCTACCTGGTCGGGCGCCTGGAGGGCACCGTGTTTAGCGTGCACACCGGCTTCCAGCAGCTGGACTTCGGGCACGATTTCACCCGCCCGCGCACCACGAACTACATGCCGGGCACGGTCGACCAGCAGCAGCGCTTCGAGCAGTCGCGCCTGTTCGGCCTCATGAACGGCCAGGGCCGCGCTGACGATGCCACCACGCACCCCTCCTTCACCGAGGAGGGCTGGGCCAACGTGCTCTCCCTGCCGCGCCACGTCACGCTGCAGGGCGGCAAGCTCTTCCAGACCCCGGCGGTAGGCCTGCCGGACGCGGTCGCCGAGTCCTCCCGGGCGCGCTCCTGGGTCGGCCTGCTCAACGTCCCGGCCGGCTCGCACCTGGCGGTGGAGCTACTGGACGCCGACGGGGATCCGGCCGCGGTCGTGACCCACTCCGGCGAGGAGCTCACCCTCAAGCGCTGCTCCAAGTTTCAGGATCTCTACGCCGACGACGCCCCCGCCACCGTCACCCTCGCCGAAGATGACTCTGACTCGCTGACCATCATCATCGACGGCTCTACCGTCGAGGTCTTTGCCGACGGCGGCCAGGTGGCCATGGCCTCGCGCGTCTACTTCACCGGCGGCTGCAGCGGCCTGCGCACCAGCGGCGACGCCGAAATCCTGCGCGAGTGGGAGCGCGCCGGCTCTTAG
- a CDS encoding P-loop NTPase: MTSTLTESAVRSALSRVEDPEIGRPITELDMVKSIAIDGNDVAVEIYLTIAGCPMKNTIQSNTQAALEDIEGVGDVTVTLDAMNDEQRLELKKKLRGGKAEPEIPFAKPDSTTRVFAVASGKGGVGKSSVTVNLASALQRKGLKVGIIDADIYGHSVPGLLGSTAGPTVLDEEMLLPPIAHDIKHISIGQFVEGNAPVVWRGPMLHRALQQFLVDVFWGDLDVLLLDLPPGTGDVALSVAQLIPNAELLIVTTPQAAAAEVAERAGSISQQTRQRVAGVIENMGAMVMPDGTTMDIFGSGGGQIVADRLSTLLGHEVPLLGQIPLDPALRTGGDAGVPILEQAPDSAAAQAVAAIADKIAVRKDSLAGKPLGLGVTRH, encoded by the coding sequence ATGACTAGTACACTAACCGAATCCGCTGTCCGCAGCGCGCTCTCCCGCGTAGAGGATCCCGAAATCGGGCGCCCGATTACTGAACTCGACATGGTCAAGTCCATTGCCATCGACGGCAACGACGTCGCCGTGGAAATCTACCTGACCATCGCCGGCTGCCCGATGAAAAACACTATCCAGTCCAACACCCAGGCGGCGTTAGAGGACATCGAGGGCGTCGGCGATGTCACCGTGACGCTGGATGCGATGAACGACGAGCAGCGCCTCGAGCTTAAAAAGAAGCTCCGCGGCGGCAAGGCCGAGCCGGAGATCCCGTTCGCGAAGCCCGATTCGACCACCCGCGTCTTCGCGGTGGCCTCGGGCAAGGGCGGCGTGGGCAAGTCCTCGGTTACCGTCAACCTGGCCTCCGCCCTGCAGCGCAAGGGCCTCAAGGTAGGCATTATCGATGCCGACATCTACGGCCACTCCGTCCCCGGTCTGCTGGGCTCCACCGCGGGCCCCACCGTACTGGACGAGGAGATGCTGCTACCGCCCATCGCGCACGATATTAAGCACATCTCCATCGGGCAGTTCGTCGAGGGCAACGCGCCCGTCGTCTGGCGCGGGCCGATGCTCCACCGCGCCCTCCAGCAGTTCTTGGTCGACGTCTTCTGGGGCGATCTGGACGTGCTGCTGCTGGATCTCCCGCCCGGCACCGGCGATGTCGCGCTCTCGGTAGCTCAGCTAATCCCCAACGCCGAGCTGCTTATCGTCACCACCCCGCAGGCCGCGGCCGCGGAGGTCGCCGAGCGCGCCGGCTCCATCTCCCAGCAGACGCGCCAGCGCGTGGCCGGCGTCATCGAGAACATGGGCGCGATGGTCATGCCGGACGGTACCACGATGGATATCTTCGGCAGCGGCGGCGGCCAGATCGTCGCCGACCGGCTGAGCACCCTTTTGGGCCACGAGGTCCCGCTGCTGGGTCAGATCCCGCTGGATCCGGCGCTGCGCACCGGCGGCGATGCCGGCGTTCCCATCCTCGAGCAGGCCCCGGACTCGGCCGCAGCACAGGCCGTTGCCGCCATCGCGGACAAGATCGCGGTGCGCAAGGATTCCCTGGCCGGCAAGCCGCTCGGCCTGGGCGTTACTCGCCACTAA
- a CDS encoding O-methyltransferase, producing the protein MTTTAFDALQSYIGSTSAPSEALAHARDHAQEYSLPLPDEPLGQLISTLAAASTGHAATPKAQAIVISPAAAVVGLYVLEGLSESGSLTCIDPEAEHQAAAKASFREAGYPPSRVRYLPSRPLDVMSRLASESYQVIYADVHSLDLPALVDAAWPLLSPHGTLVLPNALLDGTLGDSSRTDRATQSARQADAAIRELEGAVVTRLPLGGGVTLVTKL; encoded by the coding sequence GTGACTACTACGGCTTTTGACGCACTGCAATCCTATATTGGCTCGACTTCCGCGCCCTCGGAGGCGCTCGCGCACGCCCGCGACCACGCGCAGGAGTATTCCCTGCCGCTGCCGGACGAGCCGTTGGGCCAGCTGATTAGCACCCTCGCCGCCGCCTCCACGGGGCATGCGGCCACGCCGAAGGCCCAAGCAATTGTCATTTCGCCGGCCGCGGCGGTCGTCGGCCTCTACGTTTTGGAGGGCCTTTCCGAGTCGGGCTCGCTGACCTGCATCGACCCGGAGGCCGAGCACCAAGCCGCGGCCAAGGCCTCCTTCCGCGAGGCCGGCTACCCGCCAAGCCGCGTGCGCTACCTACCGTCCCGCCCGCTGGACGTGATGAGCCGCCTGGCCAGCGAGTCCTACCAGGTAATCTACGCCGACGTGCACAGCCTGGATCTGCCCGCGCTGGTCGATGCCGCCTGGCCCCTCCTGTCCCCGCACGGCACCCTGGTCCTGCCGAATGCCCTGCTGGACGGGACCCTGGGCGATAGCTCGCGCACGGATCGCGCCACCCAGTCCGCCCGCCAGGCCGACGCCGCCATCCGCGAGCTCGAGGGCGCCGTGGTCACCCGCCTGCCGCTGGGCGGCGGCGTCACGCTCGTAACGAAGCTCTAG
- a CDS encoding twin-arginine translocase TatA/TatE family subunit, whose product MFSNLGVTEIVVIVLIAVVVIGPERLPGVLQDVRAAIFAARRAINNAKAELNGEVGEFSKEFDDLRGPLNQAMEWGRLGPRGVLTKALFDGDDSAWDDFNPKKFLDEPAAKVEQREESYSPYTDQPRETNTAAAAQGFDYSQIYAADATPAPQTETPQAEPRQAESRPAEQRREEPRPDQPSGFSWSDIS is encoded by the coding sequence GTGTTTTCGAATTTAGGCGTTACCGAGATCGTGGTGATCGTGCTGATCGCCGTCGTCGTCATCGGGCCGGAGCGGCTGCCCGGCGTGCTCCAGGACGTGCGCGCCGCGATCTTCGCCGCGCGGCGGGCCATCAACAACGCCAAGGCCGAGCTCAACGGTGAGGTGGGGGAGTTCTCCAAGGAGTTCGACGACCTGCGCGGACCGCTCAACCAGGCCATGGAGTGGGGACGGCTCGGGCCCCGCGGCGTGCTGACCAAGGCGCTTTTCGACGGCGACGACAGCGCCTGGGACGACTTCAACCCGAAGAAATTCTTAGACGAGCCGGCCGCGAAGGTCGAGCAGCGCGAGGAAAGCTACAGCCCGTACACCGACCAGCCGCGCGAGACCAACACCGCGGCGGCCGCGCAGGGCTTCGACTATTCGCAGATTTATGCTGCCGATGCCACCCCCGCGCCGCAGACTGAAACGCCGCAGGCTGAGCCACGACAGGCGGAGTCGCGGCCGGCGGAGCAGCGTCGCGAGGAGCCCCGCCCCGACCAGCCGTCGGGCTTTAGCTGGTCGGATATCAGCTAG
- the sigE gene encoding RNA polymerase sigma factor SigE gives MAKDSSSSNTAPVSTAAFDAGQAAMPSWADLVAEHADSVYRLAYRLSGNQHDAEDLTQETFMRVFRSLHNYQPGTFEGWLHRITTNLFLDMVRHRAKIRMEALPEDYDRVPGNDMTPEQAYTVANLDPALQAALDSLSPEFRVVVVLCDVVGMSYDEIAETLGVKMGTVRSRIHRGRSQLRAAIESAAANDADARLLLPTKS, from the coding sequence ATGGCAAAAGACTCTTCCTCGTCGAACACTGCCCCCGTGAGCACCGCTGCTTTCGATGCCGGGCAGGCAGCCATGCCGTCCTGGGCCGACCTGGTGGCCGAGCACGCCGACAGCGTCTACCGCCTAGCCTACCGCCTGTCCGGTAACCAACACGACGCGGAGGATCTGACCCAAGAGACCTTCATGCGCGTGTTTAGGTCCCTGCACAACTACCAACCCGGCACCTTCGAGGGCTGGCTGCACCGGATTACCACCAACCTTTTTCTGGACATGGTGCGCCACCGCGCGAAGATCCGCATGGAGGCCCTGCCCGAGGACTACGACCGCGTGCCGGGCAACGACATGACGCCCGAGCAGGCCTACACCGTGGCCAACCTGGACCCGGCCCTGCAAGCCGCGCTGGACTCGCTGAGCCCTGAGTTCCGCGTCGTTGTCGTGCTCTGCGACGTCGTGGGCATGAGCTACGACGAAATCGCCGAAACCCTGGGCGTCAAGATGGGCACCGTGCGCTCACGCATCCACCGCGGCCGGTCCCAGCTGCGTGCGGCGATCGAGTCCGCCGCGGCTAACGATGCCGACGCTCGCCTCCTGCTTCCCACCAAGTCCTAG
- a CDS encoding zf-HC2 domain-containing protein, translating into MARARKIRDKAKARARRMDTIGHLGPEAVVAFVDGEMERKAVHRVRVHLVHCAECRREVHVQRGASEWVRMCNIDHQVRAPHSLVDKLTSIASSAVGPGPDASTPTYHPEQDLLDRLEMMVRAIRHNQGRGERLE; encoded by the coding sequence ATTGCGCGGGCCCGCAAGATCCGGGATAAGGCCAAGGCGCGGGCGCGCCGCATGGACACCATCGGGCACTTGGGTCCCGAGGCGGTCGTAGCCTTCGTCGACGGCGAGATGGAGCGCAAGGCCGTCCACCGCGTGCGCGTGCACCTAGTCCACTGCGCCGAGTGCCGCCGCGAGGTCCACGTGCAGCGCGGCGCCTCGGAATGGGTGCGCATGTGCAACATCGACCACCAGGTGCGCGCGCCGCATTCGCTGGTGGATAAGCTGACCAGCATTGCGAGCTCCGCGGTAGGCCCCGGCCCGGACGCCTCCACTCCGACCTACCATCCGGAACAGGATCTGCTCGATCGGTTGGAGATGATGGTGCGGGCGATTAGGCACAACCAGGGCCGCGGAGAGAGACTAGAGTAA
- a CDS encoding HNH endonuclease signature motif containing protein — MENPVCAWPDCLVGGEECQIHHLRAWERGGPTNMDNLVTLCPHHNGANDDSGRGGPASRGRMARVRGKAVWIPPR; from the coding sequence ATAGAAAACCCGGTCTGCGCCTGGCCGGACTGCCTGGTCGGCGGCGAAGAGTGTCAGATACACCACCTGAGAGCCTGGGAGCGGGGAGGGCCGACCAACATGGACAACCTGGTGACCTTGTGCCCGCACCACAACGGCGCGAACGATGACTCGGGACGCGGCGGGCCGGCATCGCGGGGCAGGATGGCCCGGGTGCGTGGAAAGGCGGTGTGGATACCGCCCCGGTAG
- the glgC gene encoding glucose-1-phosphate adenylyltransferase: MRSQPNVLAIVLAGGEGKRLFPLTEDRAKPAVPFGGSYRLIDFVLSNLVNARFLKIAVLTQYKSHSLDRHISQAWNLSGPTPQYIASVPAQQRRGKRWYNGSADAIVQSLNLIHDEKPDYVIVFGADHVYRMDPAQMVDEHIATGLDCSVAGIRVPRSEASAFGCIQADGMGTITEFVEKPADPPSTPDDPTQTYASMGNYVFTAQALIDALLSDEDDSESAHDMGGNIIPYFVERGQAHVYDFMSNQVPGSTERDHGYWRDVGTIDSFYEAHMDLISVHPIFNLYNRNWPIHSTDDSNFPPAKFVQNGIAQSSMVAPGCIISGGTVRNSVLASDVHVADGATVEGSVLLPGVRVGRGAVVRRAILDKNVEVGEGAIVGVDPERDAERFQISAGGVVVVGKNQRV, encoded by the coding sequence GTGAGAAGCCAGCCTAACGTCCTTGCCATCGTTCTTGCCGGCGGAGAGGGCAAACGCCTCTTTCCGCTGACGGAAGACCGCGCCAAACCCGCCGTGCCCTTCGGCGGTTCCTACCGTCTCATCGATTTCGTCTTGTCTAATCTAGTCAACGCCCGCTTCCTCAAAATCGCGGTGCTGACCCAGTACAAGTCGCACTCGCTCGACCGCCACATCTCCCAGGCCTGGAACCTGTCTGGGCCCACGCCGCAATACATCGCCTCCGTGCCGGCCCAGCAGCGGCGCGGCAAGCGCTGGTACAACGGCTCGGCCGACGCCATCGTCCAGTCGCTGAACCTCATCCACGACGAGAAGCCGGACTACGTCATCGTCTTCGGCGCCGACCACGTCTACCGCATGGATCCAGCTCAGATGGTCGACGAGCACATCGCGACCGGCCTGGACTGCTCCGTCGCAGGCATCCGCGTGCCCCGCTCCGAGGCCAGCGCCTTCGGTTGCATCCAGGCCGACGGCATGGGCACTATCACCGAGTTCGTCGAGAAGCCGGCCGATCCGCCGTCTACCCCCGACGACCCGACGCAGACGTATGCTTCCATGGGCAACTACGTCTTCACCGCCCAGGCACTTATCGATGCCCTTTTGTCCGATGAGGACGACTCCGAATCCGCGCACGACATGGGCGGCAACATCATCCCGTACTTCGTGGAGCGCGGCCAGGCCCACGTCTACGACTTCATGTCCAACCAGGTGCCCGGCTCCACCGAGCGCGACCACGGCTACTGGCGCGACGTGGGGACCATCGACTCCTTCTACGAGGCGCACATGGATCTCATCTCCGTGCACCCCATCTTCAACCTCTACAACCGGAACTGGCCCATCCACTCGACGGATGATTCCAACTTCCCGCCGGCGAAGTTCGTGCAAAACGGCATCGCGCAGTCGTCGATGGTGGCCCCGGGCTGCATCATCTCCGGCGGCACGGTGCGCAACTCGGTGCTGGCTTCTGACGTGCACGTCGCCGACGGCGCGACCGTCGAGGGCTCCGTGCTGCTGCCGGGCGTGCGCGTTGGCCGCGGGGCCGTGGTGCGCCGGGCCATCCTGGACAAAAACGTCGAGGTAGGCGAGGGTGCCATCGTCGGCGTCGACCCCGAGCGCGACGCCGAGCGCTTTCAGATTTCGGCCGGCGGCGTGGTCGTCGTCGGCAAGAACCAGCGCGTCTAG
- the glgA gene encoding glycogen synthase, which yields MRAGIFSKEYPPEIYGGAGVHVAELTRFMRDIIDVDVHCMGADRDEAGVFAHGPDSALADANPALKPLSTGLRMAHAADNLDVVHSHTWYSGLGGHLTGLLYGIPHVVTAHSLEPHRPWKREQLGGGYGISSWSERNAMESADAVIAVSAGMKDTILDAYPRIDADKVHVVLNGIDTQRWQPRHGDYLAQLGVDGQRPVVAFVGRITHQKGVEHLLRAARAFDPDIQLVLCAGAPDTPEIATRTEALVDTLRAERDGVFWVKEMLDHNRVQQVYTGADIFVCPSIYEPLGIVNLEAMACGTAVVASRVGGIPEVVRDGVTGTLVPYDADDAAFEADIAQAVNALAVHPDRARQYGEAGRQRAVEEFSWATIAQQTVDIYRSLV from the coding sequence ATGAGAGCCGGAATCTTTTCCAAGGAATACCCTCCCGAGATCTACGGGGGCGCCGGGGTCCACGTGGCTGAGCTGACTCGCTTCATGCGCGACATCATCGACGTCGACGTCCACTGCATGGGCGCCGACCGCGACGAGGCCGGTGTCTTTGCCCACGGCCCCGACAGCGCGCTGGCCGACGCCAACCCCGCCCTCAAGCCCCTGTCGACCGGCCTGCGGATGGCGCACGCGGCCGACAACTTGGACGTGGTGCACTCGCACACCTGGTATTCCGGCTTGGGCGGCCACCTGACGGGCCTACTCTACGGCATCCCGCACGTGGTAACGGCCCACTCCTTGGAGCCGCACCGCCCGTGGAAGCGCGAGCAGCTGGGCGGCGGCTACGGCATCTCCAGCTGGTCCGAGCGCAACGCCATGGAATCCGCCGACGCCGTCATCGCCGTCTCCGCCGGCATGAAGGACACCATCCTGGACGCCTACCCGCGCATCGACGCGGACAAGGTGCACGTGGTGCTCAACGGCATCGATACGCAGCGCTGGCAGCCGCGTCACGGCGACTACCTGGCGCAACTGGGCGTGGACGGCCAGCGGCCGGTGGTCGCCTTCGTGGGCCGGATTACCCACCAGAAGGGCGTGGAGCACCTACTGCGCGCCGCCCGAGCCTTCGACCCAGACATCCAGCTGGTGCTGTGCGCCGGCGCCCCCGATACCCCGGAGATCGCCACGCGCACCGAGGCCTTGGTCGACACGCTGCGCGCCGAGCGCGACGGGGTTTTCTGGGTCAAGGAGATGCTCGACCACAACCGCGTCCAGCAGGTCTACACCGGCGCGGATATTTTCGTGTGCCCGTCCATCTACGAGCCTCTGGGAATCGTTAACCTCGAGGCCATGGCGTGCGGCACCGCGGTCGTGGCCTCCCGCGTGGGAGGCATTCCGGAAGTCGTGCGCGACGGGGTTACGGGTACGCTGGTGCCCTACGATGCCGACGACGCCGCCTTCGAGGCGGACATCGCCCAGGCCGTCAACGCCCTTGCGGTGCACCCCGACCGCGCCCGCCAGTACGGCGAGGCCGGCCGGCAGCGCGCCGTGGAGGAGTTTTCCTGGGCGACAATCGCGCAGCAAACGGTCGATATCTACCGCTCGCTGGTCTGA